Part of the Devosia sp. SL43 genome, CGGGCGGACGGCTGGCCTTCCAGAATCTGGCGCCCAATGGCCATGCCCAGGTGCGTATCGTGTGGCCCCGCACCGCGATTGAGGCGGAGATCCAGTGAACCTGTTTTGACGTATCTATTGCAAAGCCCTATGTGAGTGCCATGAGCACGATTGAAGAACTCCTGGCCACCGATCCCAGCCTGCTGCTGGTCGACGACGACGTGGCCTTCCTGCAGCGCCTTGAGCGCGCCATGGCACGCCGTGGCTTCGATGTCCGAATTGCCGGCTCCGTCGCCGAGGGCCTGGCCGCCGTCGCCGAAAAGCCGCCCGCTTATGCGGTGGTCGACCTACGCCTTGAAGACGGCAACGGCCTCGAAGTGGTCTCGGCCTTGCACACCAAGCGCCCCGATGCGCGGGCGGTCGTGTTGACCGGTTATGGCAATATTGCTACGGCAGTGACCGCGGTGAAGCTGGGTGCCGTGGACTATCTGAGCAAGCCGGCCGACGCCGACGATGTGATCAATGCCCTGCTGGCCACGGGCGAAGCCAAGCCCGAGCCACCGGAAAATCCGATGTCGGCAGATCGGGTGCGCTGGGAGCATATCCAGCGCGTCTATGAACTTTGCGATCGCAACGTGTCGGAGACGGCGCGGCGGCTCAACATGCACCGCCGCACCCTGCAGCGTATTCTGGCCAAGCGCGCGCCGCGCTAAAGCACGAAGAGCGCTTCGAAGCTCCCATAGATCATGCGGGCGCCGTCGAAGGGCATCTTCATCGCCTGCATGCGCGGGTCGGTCATCATCTTCTGGCCGGCGGCATCGCGCGTCGCCTGGTCAGGATACTCGATCCATGAGAAGACGATGGCCTCATCAGGCTTGGCCGCAACCGCTTTCATGAAGTCGGTCTGCTTGCCGGGAGGCACCTCGTCGGCCCAGGTCTCGACGATGCGCGAAGCACCCCACTGCTTGAACAACTCCCCGGCCTCGCGGGCATGGTCGACATAGGCCTGCTTGTTGGCCTTGGGCACAGCGGCGACAAATCCATCGACATAAGTCATCGGTCTTCTCCTCGGGGTGTGTGAACTAACGCCACCGTCTACCTGCGGTTGCGACAGCTTCTCGACAATGACGCATTGCTGGGGTCAACTCCGACAAACACATCAAAAGGAGCCGCCTATGACCGTCACTCTTCACTTCCACGGCGCGGCGGGCACGGTGACCGGTTCCTGCTATCGCGTGGTGCATCCGAGCGGGCAATTCCTCGTCGATTGCGGCCTGTTCCAGGGCAACAAGAGTGTTCGTGATCTCAACCTCAAGCCGACACCCTTCGATGCCAGGGCCATCGACTTCCTGCTGCTGACCCATGCCCATATCGATCACGCCGGCCTCTTGCCCAAGCTCTACCGCGAGGGCTGGCGCGGCCCGATGTGGATGACCGAGCCGACCGCGGGCCTGCTCGAATACCTGCTGCCGGACAGTGCCGGTATTCAGGAGAGCGAAGCCGAGCGCGAGACCAAGAAGCACAACCGGCGTGGTGAGGAGCCGGCAAAGCCGCTCTACACTATGGAGGATGCGACCGAGGCCCTGGCGCATCGGCTGACCTGCCAGTATGGCGAGTGGATCGAGCCGGGAGCGGGTGTCCGGGCCCGCTACTGGAATGCCGGTCACATCATCGGCTCGGCCTCTATCGAGGTCGAGGTCAAGGACGGCGACAAGACCATTCGCCTGATGTTTTCGGGCGATATCGGTCCGGACGAGAAGGTGTTCTACAACGAGCCGGAAGGCCCGGCTGGTTTCGACTATATTCTCTCCGAATCCACCTATGGTGGCCGCGAGCGCGAGGACTATACGCTGGTGCAGCGCCGTGAGGCGCTCAAGACCGAGATCAATGCCGCCATGGCGCGCGGTGGTAATCTGGTGATCCCCGCCTTCGCCGTCGAGCGCAGCCAGGAGCTGCTGCACGACATTGGCACCCTGATCAAATCAGGCGAGATCGACCCCAAGCTGGTCTTCCTCGATAGCCCGCTCGCGTCCAAGGTCACGGGCGTCTATCGGAAATACGCCAAGATGTTCGACGACGTCGAGCTGGGCGCCGACGAGCTGTTCAACGATCCGCGCTTCCGCATCATCGAGGCGGTAGAGGAGTCCAAGGCCATCAACATGATCCGTGGCGGCGCCATCATCATGTCGGCCTCCGGCATGGCCGACGCCGGGCGCATCAAGCACCACCTGCGCAACAACCTGATCCGCGCCAATGCCACCGTGCTCTTTGTGGGCTACCAGGCGCCGGGCACGCTGGGCCATGTGATCCTCTCCGGCGCCAAGGAAGCCCGCATCCACGGCACACTGGTGCCTGTTCGAGCCACGATCCGCTCGATGGGCAACTACTCGGCCCACGCCGATCATTCCGAACTGATGGCCTGGATCAAGGAGCGCCTGCCGGCGCATGGCGCGATCTTCCTGACCCATGGCGAGGACGAGGAGCGCAAGGCCCTGCGCCAGGCCATCCTGGGGCTCGGTCTCTCCGGTGACCAGGTGATTACGCCACTGCTCGACGACTATTTTGAACTGACCGCCGTGGGCGTGCGGGCCAAGGTGCAGGCGACCAAGCCGCGCATCGACCCCGTGCAGGTGCATTCGGACTGGCACAATGCCTTTTCCGATTTCACCATCCGCTTGAGCCAGCGGCTGCAATCGGGCACCGATGCTGAAAAGCTGGCGGTGATGCGGGCGCTGCAGCAGGAGCTATCGGACCTGGGCGCTGCACCCTCACCGGCCCATGTGGCGACGCCGATCACACCGGTCGAGAACCAGAGCTTCGACGAATAAGCGGAAGAAGAGTCCTTCTTGGATACCCCGGCCTCCCCCCTTTCAGGGGGAGGCTAGGTGGGGGTACTCTTCGCCTTTGCCCCCAGCCGCCCTGCCATCAGCCAGGTCAGGATCAGCAACGGGATCAGCATCGCAAACGCCGACCTGATCCCAAAGCCCTGCGCCACCGCGCCGATCAGCCCCGGCGCGCCAAGATTGACCAGTTGGAAAATCAGCGTTGTCGCCGCCACGTTCTGGCTGGCGGGCCGGTCGCCGATGCGGGCGGCGGCCGAAACGGTCAGCGGGTAGAGCACGCAGATGCCCACGCCCACCAGGCCGAAGCCGGTCAGCGCCAGTACGGCATTGGGGGCGAGGACCACGAGCGTCATGCCGGCCACGGCGATGCTGGCCAGCACGCGCGCCACGACCACCGGCCCGAAACGCTCGATCCAGCGGTCGGCGACTAGTCGGCCAACGGCCATGGTCACCAGCAGGGCCGGCAGCGCCATTGATTCGATCCAGGCGGCGATCTCGAAACTGTCGCGTAGATAGATGATCGACCAGGCCCGCGCCGCGCCCTCGGTGAGCGCTGCGCCGAGCCCGAAGGCAACCAGTCCCATCGTCGCCAAAGTCGGCAGCGCAAAGCGCTTCTTGTTGTCGCCGGCATGCTCGCGTGCCGGAACGACCGGCATCGGCGCGACGATCAGCATGACCAGAAAGATCACCAGCGGTGCCAGCGTCCACAAGTGGACGGCGGGCGAAATGGCAAAGCCGCGCATGGCGGCGCCGAGCAGCGAGGTCAGCAGGAAGCCCACGCTCCAGGCGCCGTGGCAGGTGTTCATTACCCGCGAGCCAGTGGCAGCCTCGACCCTGTCGGCCTCGACATTGATCGCGACATTGGTCAGCGAAAAACCGACGCCGTTGAGGGCCATCAAGACGAACATCAGCGTGGCATTGGGAGCAACGGTGATCAGGGCTGCACCGATCGCCACCACCGGCATCAGCACCAGGATCAGTTTGCGCGGCCCGAAGCGCTCGATGACGAGGCTGGAGAACAGAAAGCTGGTCAACCCGCCGATGGGCTGGCCCATCAGCACGAGGCCGAGCTGGCCTTCGCTGAGGCCGAGGGCCAGCTGCAGGTCGGGAATGCGGGTATGGACCGCCCCCAGGGCGATGGCGTGAACGAAAAACAGCGCAATGATGCGCCAGCGTATTGGCATGTAACTCACTTCGGTCCGGGGTCCATCAACACGTGGATGCGGTCCGCGCCGAGCCGGGCCAGCTTGAGCATGAGTGCCTTGCGCCGGGCCGGGGCCATCGGCGTATGCGGGCTGTCGCGCAGGATGTGCCCGTCATGCCCGTCGGCGACGATGAGGCCTTCCGTCACCGGAAAGATATTGCCATCGAGCTCGGGCGGCTTGGCGAAGAAGAACCTGTCCGAGAACTCCCGGTATTCGTGCCACTTCTTGTCGACCTGGAAATCGATCAGGCTCGACTTGATCTCGACGATCCAGATTTCGCCCTTGGGCCCGACGCCGAGCACATCGGCGCGTCGGCCGCTGCGCAGGGTGACCTCGGCATAGCAGGCCATGTCATAGGTTTCGCGCAACAGCCGCATCACCCCGCGCTGCACGCGCAGGGCGGTGGCCGATTGGCGCAGGTCGACGATGGGGCCCAGGTCAGCCATGGGCGGGAGCGGGCTTGGCCCTGGCGGGCAGCGCCCGGATCACCAGCAGCGCCGCGATCAGCAATGGCACCACGACCCAGTAAGACATGCGGATGCCATAGGCCTCGGCGACGAAGCCAAGCAGTGGCGGTGCGAGGAAGAACACCACGAAGGTCATCTGCCCCAGCGAGGCGACATTGACCGAGGCCGGGCGGTCGGTGCGCTGGGCCGCTGCCGATACCGCCAGCGGATAGACAGCCGAGCAACCGATGCCGGTCAGGGCAAAACCAAGCAGCGCCACATATTCGTGCGGTGCGGTGGCCACGAGGACCAGCCCCGCAATGGCGATCAGCAGCAGCGTCGTTGCGACCACTCGCGGCGACAAACGATCGACCACGCCATCCATGGTCAGGCGGGCAATGGCCATGAACAGCGAGAAGACGGTAACGCTGAGGCCGCCAATGAAGGGCTCGACGTTGAACACGTCGCGCATATAGATCGCCGACCAGTCGATACCGGCGCCCTCTGCCAGCAGGGGCGCGGCGCCGATGATGCAGAGCGCGGCAAGGCCGATGGTCGGGAAGGCGATGCGCGGAGCGTCCCCGGAATGGGAATCAGGGCGCAGCGGCGCATTCTCGATGCCGCGGAACACGAACAACCCGGCTATCACCACGACGACGAACGCCACGACCAGGTGGATCTGCACCGGCACGCCAAGCTGCCGGATCCCCGCGCTGACCAGAGCGGTCACGAAAAATCCAAGGCTCCACATGCCGTGCGTGCGGCTCATGATGCCGTAGCCCAGTTGCGCCTCCAGCCGGTCGGCCTCGAGATTGACGATGATTTCGACCGCACCAGCGCAGATGCCGGCCAGGAACAGCAGCGGCACCACGAAGATGGCCGAGGGCATGAATGGCACCAGCGCATAGAGCGCCGAGGCGAGGAAGATCGTGACGAAGATACCCGTCCTGGCCGAATAGCGCGCGATCAGCGGACCGGAAAAGGTGAGGCCGACCAATGCGCCGCAGGACATGGCGATCAGCGTCAGCCCGAGCTGGCCTTCGCTCAGTTGGAACTGACGCTGCAGATCGGGCAGGCGCGACAGCATCGCGCCCATCGACAGCGCGAAAATGAAGAACACCCCGAAGATCCGGTAATGCGGACGCATGTCGATACTCCTTGCCCGGTTCTAGCGCTCAGCGGCGCCAGAACCTGTCAGCAATCATGTGTTAGCTGTCAGCCGAGCGGTGTCGGTTCGGGCGGCAAGCCATGCGGCGTCTCTACCTTACGATTGCCCAGGGCGAAACTCGATGCCCACAGGCCTGCCAGCAACAGCGGCAGGCAGATCAGGTAGGAATTGCGGATGCCCAGATACTCGGCGACGAAGCCGAGCAAGGGCGGCGCGAGGAAGAACACCACGAAGCTCACCTGGCCCAGCGCCGCCACGTTGACGGCCGCCGGACGGTCGGTGCGCTGCGCCGCTGCCGATACCGCCAGCGGATAGACTGCCGAACAGCCGATGCCCATCAGGGCAAATCCGGCCAGCGCAATCTCGGGCATGGGCGCGTAACCCACCATCAGCACACCGACACTGGCGAGACTCAGCAAGACCATGGCGACATTGCGCGGCCCGAAACGGGCGACGACCGGGTCGGCGGTCAGGCGCATCGCGGCCATGAAACC contains:
- a CDS encoding MFS transporter, with protein sequence MPIRWRIIALFFVHAIALGAVHTRIPDLQLALGLSEGQLGLVLMGQPIGGLTSFLFSSLVIERFGPRKLILVLMPVVAIGAALITVAPNATLMFVLMALNGVGFSLTNVAINVEADRVEAATGSRVMNTCHGAWSVGFLLTSLLGAAMRGFAISPAVHLWTLAPLVIFLVMLIVAPMPVVPAREHAGDNKKRFALPTLATMGLVAFGLGAALTEGAARAWSIIYLRDSFEIAAWIESMALPALLVTMAVGRLVADRWIERFGPVVVARVLASIAVAGMTLVVLAPNAVLALTGFGLVGVGICVLYPLTVSAAARIGDRPASQNVAATTLIFQLVNLGAPGLIGAVAQGFGIRSAFAMLIPLLILTWLMAGRLGAKAKSTPT
- a CDS encoding MBL fold metallo-hydrolase RNA specificity domain-containing protein, with product MTVTLHFHGAAGTVTGSCYRVVHPSGQFLVDCGLFQGNKSVRDLNLKPTPFDARAIDFLLLTHAHIDHAGLLPKLYREGWRGPMWMTEPTAGLLEYLLPDSAGIQESEAERETKKHNRRGEEPAKPLYTMEDATEALAHRLTCQYGEWIEPGAGVRARYWNAGHIIGSASIEVEVKDGDKTIRLMFSGDIGPDEKVFYNEPEGPAGFDYILSESTYGGREREDYTLVQRREALKTEINAAMARGGNLVIPAFAVERSQELLHDIGTLIKSGEIDPKLVFLDSPLASKVTGVYRKYAKMFDDVELGADELFNDPRFRIIEAVEESKAINMIRGGAIIMSASGMADAGRIKHHLRNNLIRANATVLFVGYQAPGTLGHVILSGAKEARIHGTLVPVRATIRSMGNYSAHADHSELMAWIKERLPAHGAIFLTHGEDEERKALRQAILGLGLSGDQVITPLLDDYFELTAVGVRAKVQATKPRIDPVQVHSDWHNAFSDFTIRLSQRLQSGTDAEKLAVMRALQQELSDLGAAPSPAHVATPITPVENQSFDE
- a CDS encoding MmcB family DNA repair protein, which gives rise to MADLGPIVDLRQSATALRVQRGVMRLLRETYDMACYAEVTLRSGRRADVLGVGPKGEIWIVEIKSSLIDFQVDKKWHEYREFSDRFFFAKPPELDGNIFPVTEGLIVADGHDGHILRDSPHTPMAPARRKALMLKLARLGADRIHVLMDPGPK
- a CDS encoding DUF1428 domain-containing protein, translating into MTYVDGFVAAVPKANKQAYVDHAREAGELFKQWGASRIVETWADEVPPGKQTDFMKAVAAKPDEAIVFSWIEYPDQATRDAAGQKMMTDPRMQAMKMPFDGARMIYGSFEALFVL
- a CDS encoding MFS transporter, with amino-acid sequence MRPHYRIFGVFFIFALSMGAMLSRLPDLQRQFQLSEGQLGLTLIAMSCGALVGLTFSGPLIARYSARTGIFVTIFLASALYALVPFMPSAIFVVPLLFLAGICAGAVEIIVNLEADRLEAQLGYGIMSRTHGMWSLGFFVTALVSAGIRQLGVPVQIHLVVAFVVVVIAGLFVFRGIENAPLRPDSHSGDAPRIAFPTIGLAALCIIGAAPLLAEGAGIDWSAIYMRDVFNVEPFIGGLSVTVFSLFMAIARLTMDGVVDRLSPRVVATTLLLIAIAGLVLVATAPHEYVALLGFALTGIGCSAVYPLAVSAAAQRTDRPASVNVASLGQMTFVVFFLAPPLLGFVAEAYGIRMSYWVVVPLLIAALLVIRALPARAKPAPAHG
- a CDS encoding ActR/PrrA/RegA family redox response regulator transcription factor, which translates into the protein MSTIEELLATDPSLLLVDDDVAFLQRLERAMARRGFDVRIAGSVAEGLAAVAEKPPAYAVVDLRLEDGNGLEVVSALHTKRPDARAVVLTGYGNIATAVTAVKLGAVDYLSKPADADDVINALLATGEAKPEPPENPMSADRVRWEHIQRVYELCDRNVSETARRLNMHRRTLQRILAKRAPR